The following proteins are co-located in the Silene latifolia isolate original U9 population chromosome 1, ASM4854445v1, whole genome shotgun sequence genome:
- the LOC141590637 gene encoding protein FAR-RED IMPAIRED RESPONSE 1-like: MGFNPTEREPCREVEKRFTPYIGQEFGGLEDAVTFYKIYVIACGFDLKIGATKTYRICKEQVNGYENIGTSLNDFKNFHRDVKCFIHERDGQLFVDRFKEMTETRTGFYFDYDLDDDGSLRRAIWADGTARDNYKIFGDAVSFDPTYSTNKYSMVFTPFTGVDHHKRSVTFCGALVAREDYESFNWVFSRFLQAMGGKEPEYIITDQDPGIIKSVPLVFKTARHRFCMWHIMNKMPSKFGVSRSDYNEFICKINDLIWDDELEAAKFDGIWEQIIQDHGVGVNDWFAETYAIRGQWVMAHCRDLRMASIMRTTQRSDSEK; this comes from the exons ATGGGGTTCAACCCGACAGAGCGGGAGCCGTGTAGGGAGGTGGAGAAGAGGTTTACACCGTACATCGGCCAGGAGTTTGGGGGGCTTGAGGATGCGGTGACTTTTTATAAGATATACGtcattgcttgtgggtttgat ctgaagataggagcaacAAAAACATACAGAATTTGCAAAGAACAAGTGAATGGATACGAAAACATTGGAACAAGCTTAAATGATTTTAAAAACTTCCATAGGGATGTTAAATGTTTCATTCACGAACGGGATGGTCAGTTGTTTGTTGACCGTTTCAAGGAAATGACTGAAACAAGAACAGGTTTCTACTTTGACTATGACCTTGACGATGATGGCAGCCTACGTAGGGCCATATGGGCGGACGGTACCGCCCGAGATAATTACAAAATTTTTGGTGATGCGGTGTCATTCGACCCAACTTACTCCACCAATAAGTATTCTATGGTATTCACACCATTCACAGGTGTTGACCACCATAAACGATCTGTGACGTTCTGTGGGGCTCTTGTTGCAAGGGAAGATTATGAGTCGTTTAATTGGGTTTTCAGCCGGTTTTTACAAGCAATGGGGGGTAAGGAACCCGAGTACATAATTACAGATCAGGACCCAGGTATTATCAAATCTGTCCCTCTTGTTTTCAAGACAGCGCGCCATCGGTTctgtatgtggcatataatgaacaaaatgCCAAGTAAGTTTGGCGTCTCGAGAAGCGATTATAATGAGTTCATATGTAAAATTAATGACCTTATATGGGACGATGAGCTTGAGGCGGCGAAATTTGATGGTATCTGGGAGCAAATAATTCAAGATCATGGTGTTGGCGTAAATGATTGGTTTGCAGAGACATATGCTATAAGGGGACagtgggtgatggcgcattgcagaGACTTGAGGATGGCGTCGATTATGAGGACAACTCAAAGATCGGACAGCGAAAAATAG
- the LOC141616861 gene encoding expansin-A32-like, whose protein sequence is MESFIRATTLCLVLLVAVFLTNDVHAKRPKFQPGPWRSARATFYGGSDGSGTYDGACGYGDLQKQGKGYGSVTAAISTQLFEKGAGCGGCYELKCEDVAKGCKPGSSIIVTATNECPDGGWCAPPQEHFDLSQPAFGQLAEYKTGVVPLQYRRVPCMRTGGIRFTISPSSNPYFLLVMVSNVAGAGDVRAVMVKGDKGKPFVEMKRNWGQYWESHESLVGQSMTFRVRTSDGRKVTSWHVAPKDWQFGQTYEGKNFH, encoded by the exons ATGGAGTCATTTATCCGAGCCACCACTTTGTGCTTGGTCCTTCTTGTGGCCGTCTTCCTTACCAATGACGTCCACGCCAAGAGGCCCAAGTTCCAACCCGGTCCATGGAGATCGGCTCGTGCTACCTTCTATGGTGGCTCTGATGGCTCTGGAACTTATG ATGGAGCATGTGGGTACGGTGACTTGCAAAAGCAAGGCAAAGGGTATGGATCGGTGACAGCAGCTATAAGCACACAATTGTTCGAAAAGGGTGCGGGATGTGGTGGTTGTTACGAGCTCAAGTGTGAAGACGTTGCAAAGGGTTGCAAACCTGGTTCATCTATCATCGTTACTGCCACCAACGAGTGCCCCGATGGCGGGTGGTGTGCCCCTCCTCAAGAGCATTTTGACCTCTCACAACCCGCTTTTGGTCAACTCGCTGAGTACAAGACAGGTGTCGTACCTCTTCAATATCGTAG GGTTCCATGCATGAGAACTGGAGGAATCCGATTCACAATCTCCCCAAGTTCGAACCCATATTTCCTCTTGGTTATGGTGTCGAACGTTGCAGGCGCAGGCGATGTCCGAGCCGTGATGGTAAAGGGAGATAAGGGTAAGCCATTTGTGGAGATGAAGAGGAACTGGGGTCAATATTGGGAGAGCCATGAGAGTTTAGTTGGTCAATCAATGACTTTTAGGGTTCGAACTAGTGATGGTAGAAAAGTTACCTCATGGCATGTTGCACCCAAAGATTGGCAATTTGGCCAAACCTATGAAGGTAAAAACTtccattaa